From Pagrus major chromosome 2, Pma_NU_1.0, one genomic window encodes:
- the slc1a5 gene encoding neutral amino acid transporter B(0), whose protein sequence is MAEKMDIEEGKASNGEPLSNGLSSPKSSNPEPLAQRVKRIVMANLLVILTVAGVIIGVFIGLGVRNVELTKTQIIYIGFPGEILIRLLKMIIIPLVVCSLVSGAASIDPKALGKLGGWAMLFFLVTTLIASSIGVVMAFILTPGSVATKPKVAGMGDDVPVAKEVIDSFLDLIRNIFPSNLVSAAFRSYATGYRNITKNGTDGIPTEEKIPIGTDQDGMNILGLVVFAIVFGVALRKLGEEGEILIKFFNSFNEATMVLVSWIMWYAPLGIMFLVAGKIVEMDNVGALFASLGKYIACCIIGHAIHGVLVLPAIYFIITRKNPYTFLWGIFTALATAFGTSSSSATLPLMMKCVEENNGVSKHISRFILPIGATVNMDGAALFQCVAAVFIAQLNNTSLNFIQVVTILVTATASSVGAAGIPAGGVLTLAIILEAVGLPTNDISLILAVDWLVDRTCTILNVEGDAFGAGLLQFFVDRQAKREEGTELSDVRLEDPSVPAPESSPLIAHRGNKDSEEAARVLSESIM, encoded by the exons ATGGCTGAGAAGATGGACATAGAGGAGGGGAAGGCATCCAACGGCGAGCCGCTGTCCAACGGACTGAGCAGCCCCAAGAGTAGCAACCCGGAGCCGCTGGCCCAGCGGGTCAAGAGGATCGTGATGGCCAACTTACTGGTGATCCTCACAGTAGCAGGGGTCATCATTGGGGTTTTTATTGGACTCGGTGTGCGCAACGTGGAGCTCACCAAGACCCAAATCATCTACATCGGCTTCCCCGGCGAGATCCTCATCCGGCTGCTGAAGATGATCATCATCCCCCTGGTGGTCTGCAGTCTGGTGTCCGGGGCTGCCAGCATTGACCCGAAAGCCCTGGGGAAACTCGGCGGCTGGGCCATGCTCTTCTTCTTGGTCACCACGCTGATCGCGTCGTCCATCGGGGTCGTGATGGCTTTCATCCTCACCCCAGGGTCGGTGGCAACCAAACCGAAGGTGGCGGGCATGGGTGACGACGTGCCTGTCGCGAAAGAAGTGATAGACTCCTTTTTAGATTTGATCAG AAACATCTTTCCCTCCAACCTGGTGTCTGCTGCCTTTCGATCA TATGCAACCGGCTACAGGAACATTACGAAGAATGGCACAGATGGAATCCCCACAGAGGAGAAG ATTCCCATTGGAACAGACCAGGACGGCATGAATATCCTGGGTCTGGTTGTGTTTGCCATTGTGTTTGGCGTGGCTTTGAGGAagctgggagaggagggggagatcCTCATCAAGTTCTTCAACTCCTTCAACGAGGCCACCATGGTACTGGTGTCCTGGATCATGTG GTACGCCCCTCTTGGTATCATGTTCCTCGTAGCTGGCAAGATTGTTGAGATGGACAATGTTGGCGCATTGTTTGCCAGTTTGGGAAAATACATCGCCTGCTGTATCATCGGACATGCCATCCATGGCGTTCTTGTGCTGCCCGCCATCTACTTCATCATCACAAGGAAAAACCCATATACCTTCCTCTGGGGGATATTCACAGCTCTGGCAACGGCCTTCGGAACAAGCTCCAG CTCTGCCACTCTGCCCCTGATGATGAAGTGCGTGGAGGAAAATAACGGCGTATCCAAGCACATCAGCCGTTTCATCCTGCCCATTGGTGCGACGGTCAACATGGACGGAGCTGCTCTATTCCAGTGTGTGGCTGCTGTTTTCATCGCTCAGCTGAACAACACTTCCCTTAACTTCATCCAAGTCGTTACCATCCT TGTGACAGCTACAGCGTCCAGTGTTGGAGCAGCAGGTATACCTGCTGGTGGTGTGTTGACCCTCGCCATCATCCTGGAGGCAGTCGGACTGCCCACCAATGACATCTCCCTCATCCTGGCTGTTGACTGGCTTGT cgACCGTACTTGCACAATACTGAACGTCGAGGGCGATGCCTTTGGAGCCGGACTCCTGCAGTTCTTCGTGGACCGCCAGGCCAAACGAGAAGAGGGAACAGAGCTCAGCGATGTCAGGTTGGAGGACCCGTCAGTCCCTGCCCCCGAGAGCTCGCCGCTCATTGCGCATCGAGGAAATAAGGACAGCGAAGAAGCCGCTAGAGTTCTGTCAGAGTCCATCATGTAA